From Chryseobacterium salivictor, a single genomic window includes:
- a CDS encoding DUF4153 domain-containing protein, producing the protein MVEKLKEVFGKAGAVIREYPMVLVMALIAAASAIFYNSNDYSRQDSFVYLKSGLVASLGISLMFALKMLSQRIGKELLLQVSGILFLIIFYFLLPPGEKQFTEVYAFLLLPTFLLSHLLVSFIAFIGKNRERNFWQYNKNLFINLFLTVLFTGILTAGIMLAILAVDHLFDFNFNSRYYSYTFSFLTIFGSCFIFLLFNEKGLFYLEKNGDYPVILKFFTQYVLVPLLLIYVVILYFYSAKILINWELPRGWVSYLILAYSVVGILAILLVHPLKEDSTKSWVRIFSKIFYYALAPLIVLLFIAIFTRILEYGYTEPRYFVLLLAIWLTAVVFYFIFIRKQTIKFVPVSLFAFGLFSLTFPYLNTFSVAKRSQKSELMKTLTENNLLENGKINFNKKVSDSLVIELSDKFEFLARRNEEEFLLPLLQKKGQAQLVKTTDDGNFNEVRNITRDQFKNVTYNLSDKKINPVSQNITLIAKDFNADLTGYHYLFKAYNYKDNFFEFDHNIVELKMPVSQFKSELFLVFNNQKVNLVPDLQKLFANFPNDGEIKVNQLFITKKIGNYEFKIMFDTLILIKSAGKEPQFLINSESVLILIKGN; encoded by the coding sequence ATGGTTGAAAAATTAAAAGAAGTTTTCGGGAAAGCCGGCGCAGTAATTCGGGAATATCCAATGGTTTTGGTCATGGCTCTGATCGCCGCAGCTTCAGCGATCTTTTATAATAGCAATGATTATAGCCGGCAGGATTCATTTGTCTACTTAAAATCTGGATTGGTTGCGTCATTAGGAATTTCGCTAATGTTTGCTTTGAAAATGCTTTCACAACGAATCGGGAAAGAACTTCTGCTGCAGGTATCAGGAATTCTCTTTCTGATCATTTTTTATTTTCTTCTGCCACCAGGTGAAAAGCAATTTACAGAAGTGTATGCTTTCTTACTCCTGCCCACCTTTTTATTATCACATCTTTTAGTTTCCTTCATTGCGTTTATCGGAAAAAACCGCGAACGTAATTTTTGGCAGTACAATAAAAATCTCTTTATCAACTTATTCCTTACCGTCTTATTTACAGGGATTTTAACAGCTGGAATTATGCTTGCGATTTTAGCAGTAGACCATCTCTTTGATTTTAATTTTAACAGCCGTTACTATTCCTATACTTTCAGTTTTTTAACTATTTTCGGGAGTTGTTTTATTTTTCTCTTATTTAATGAAAAAGGACTGTTTTATTTAGAGAAAAATGGTGATTATCCTGTGATTCTGAAGTTTTTCACGCAGTATGTTTTAGTTCCACTGCTTCTTATTTATGTGGTCATTCTTTATTTTTATTCCGCAAAAATCCTTATTAACTGGGAATTACCGAGAGGTTGGGTTTCCTATTTGATCCTCGCCTATTCCGTAGTCGGAATTTTAGCCATCCTTCTGGTGCATCCATTGAAGGAAGATTCCACCAAATCGTGGGTCAGAATTTTTTCTAAAATTTTCTATTACGCATTGGCACCATTGATTGTCCTTTTGTTTATTGCGATATTTACGAGGATTTTAGAATACGGCTACACCGAACCGAGATATTTCGTTTTGTTGCTCGCTATTTGGCTCACAGCGGTTGTTTTTTATTTTATTTTCATTCGTAAACAAACCATCAAATTTGTACCTGTCAGTTTATTTGCATTCGGATTATTTTCTTTGACATTCCCCTATCTGAATACTTTTTCTGTAGCCAAAAGAAGTCAGAAAAGCGAATTGATGAAAACCTTAACTGAAAATAATTTACTGGAAAATGGAAAGATCAATTTCAATAAAAAAGTTTCTGACAGTTTGGTAATAGAGCTTTCCGACAAATTTGAATTTCTGGCCAGAAGAAATGAAGAAGAATTCTTGTTGCCGCTCCTTCAGAAAAAAGGTCAGGCGCAACTTGTAAAAACAACTGATGACGGTAATTTCAATGAAGTTAGAAATATTACGCGCGATCAGTTCAAAAATGTGACTTATAACCTTTCGGATAAAAAAATAAATCCTGTTTCACAAAATATCACTTTAATTGCAAAAGACTTTAATGCCGATCTCACCGGTTACCATTATCTCTTCAAAGCGTATAATTACAAAGACAATTTCTTTGAATTCGATCATAATATTGTTGAATTAAAGATGCCGGTAAGCCAGTTCAAATCCGAATTATTTCTAGTTTTCAATAATCAGAAAGTTAATCTGGTTCCAGATTTGCAAAAACTGTTTGCGAATTTCCCGAACGATGGAGAAATAAAAGTTAATCAACTTTTTATCACCAAGAAAATCGGGAATTATGAATTTAAAATAATGTTTGACACATTGATTTTAATAAAATCTGCGGGCAAAGAACCCCAATTTCTTATCAATTCGGAATCTGTTTTAATTTTAATTAAAGGCAATTAG
- a CDS encoding BlaI/MecI/CopY family transcriptional regulator has protein sequence MKISHLTPGEEILMNVLWRLDSAYMREIIEQYPEPKPHPNTISTFLKILVEKEFLTTHKHGRVFQYTVAIPFDDYKKYLLKIFLEDYFNNSPSELIKLLREEQLLKDSDLKRFFEIKETEISKQEKDESSELSEFLNEITAPKKKKKKKEKDDKKKKKNK, from the coding sequence ATGAAAATAAGTCATTTGACTCCCGGAGAAGAAATTTTAATGAATGTTTTGTGGCGGCTTGATTCGGCTTATATGCGCGAGATTATTGAGCAATATCCTGAACCAAAACCGCACCCCAATACCATTTCAACTTTTCTAAAAATATTGGTTGAAAAAGAATTTCTGACTACGCACAAACACGGGCGTGTTTTTCAATATACGGTGGCGATTCCTTTTGATGACTATAAAAAGTATTTACTGAAGATTTTCCTGGAAGATTATTTTAATAATTCCCCTTCCGAACTTATAAAATTATTACGTGAAGAGCAGCTTTTAAAGGATTCCGATTTAAAGCGGTTTTTCGAAATAAAAGAGACCGAAATCTCTAAACAGGAGAAAGATGAGAGTTCAGAACTCAGTGAATTTCTCAATGAGATTACCGCTCCGAAAAAGAAGAAAAAGAAAAAAGAAAAAGACGATAAAAAGAAAAAGAAGAATAAATAG